From Saccopteryx leptura isolate mSacLep1 chromosome 3, mSacLep1_pri_phased_curated, whole genome shotgun sequence, one genomic window encodes:
- the LOC136397200 gene encoding LOW QUALITY PROTEIN: vascular non-inflammatory molecule 3-like (The sequence of the model RefSeq protein was modified relative to this genomic sequence to represent the inferred CDS: deleted 1 base in 1 codon), translating to MITSHFPHYVAVFSLLFLSVGALDTFIAAVYEHAVIIPNETKIPVSKEEALLQMNKNINAFEEAVKQAATQGAHIIVTPEDAIYGWIFTRDAIYPYLEDIPDPEVNWTPCKDPQMLGYAPVQERLSCLARDNAIYVVANMGDKKPCNASDPQCPPDGRYQYNTNVVFDSEGRLVARYHKYNLFALETRFDFPKDPEFVTLNTPFGKFGIFTCFDILFYKPAVMLVDKFQVDSVLFPTAWYNLLPFISAVPFHSAWARTMRVNLLAANGHNTSMHRTGSGIYTPQGIKAYHYDMETESGQLMLSELKARPRSEPTYPAPVDWSAYAKSIKPFLIEQSEFSEIITFDEFTFIELKRNAGSYTVCQKDLCCHLTYKMCEKRTDEVYALGVFNGLHTVVRPFYLQICTLVKCRTTDLRTCGKPIGSASTKFEEFSLSGTFGMSYVFPQLILSGSQLAPESYYEVSRDGRLKSRSGTPLPILAITLYGRMYERDPPRLRQGPGKHNAPFIRTLSDLASQGEGEKTNKQTNRNL from the exons ATGATCACATCACATTTTCCACATTATGTGGCTGttttttccctcctcttcctcagtgTTGGTGCCCTGGACACTTTTATTGCTGCTGTGTATGAGCATGCTGTTATTATACCAAACGAAACTAAAATacctgtttcaaaagaagaagcTCTGCTACAGATGAACAAGAATATAAATGCCTTTGAGGAAGCAGTTAAACAGGCAGCCACCCAG GGTGCCCATATTATTGTGACCCCAGAAGATGCAATTTACGGCTGGATCTTCACAAGGGACGCCATTTACCCTTATCTAGAGGATATTCCAGACCCAGAAGTGAACTGGACTCCGTGTAAAGACCCTCAGAT GTTAGGCTATGCTCCAGTGCAAGAAAGactcagctgcctggccagggacAACGCTATCTACGTCGTGGCAAATATGGGGGATAAGAAGCCATGCAATGCCAGTGACCCCCAGTGTCCTCCTGATGGCCGTTACCAATACAACACTAATGTGGTGTTTGATTCCGAGGGTAGGTTGGTGGCACGCTACCATAAG TACAATCTCTTTGCACTGGAAACTCGTTTTGATTTCCCCAAGGATCCAGAATTTGTGACTCTAAACACTCCTTTCGGGAAGTTCGGCATTTTCACTtgctttgacattttattttacaagccGGCTGTGATGCTGGTGGACAAGTTTCAAGTTGACAGCGTTCTCTTCCCCACAGCCTGGTATAACTTGCTGCCCTTCATCTCAGCTGTGCCCTTCCACTCGGCCTGGGCTAGGACCATGAGGGTCAACCTGCTTGCAGCGAATGGCCACAACACCAGCATGCATAGGACAG GGAGTGGAATCTACACACCTCAAGGAATCAAGGCGTATCACTATGACATGGAAACAGAGAGTGGCCAGCTGATGCTCTCAGAGTTGAAGGCCAGGCCTCGGAGTGAACCCACCTACCCTGCACCTGTTGACTGGAGTGCTTATGCCAAAAGTATCAAGCCATTTCTCATC GAGCAGTCAGAGTTTTCAGAGATAATTACTTTTGACGAGTTCACCTTCATCGAGCTAAAGAGAAATGCAGGAAGTTACACAGTTTGCCAGAAAGACCTGTGTTGTCACTTAACTTACAAGATGTGTGAGAAGCGAACAGATGAGGTGTATGCACTAGGAGTTTTTAATGGACTGCACACTGTAGTTCGTCCATTTTATTTACAG ATATGCACATTAGTGAAGTGTCGAACCACTGACCTGAGAACTTGTGGGAAGCCTATAGGGTCAGCTTCTACCAAGTTTGAAGAATTCTCCCTCAGTGGCACATTTGGAATGAGTTATGTTTTCCCACAGCTCATTCTCAGTGGGAGTCAGCTTGCCCCTGAAAGCTATTATGAG GTTTCGAGAGATGGACGTCTGAAGAGCAGAAGTGGAACTCCTTTGCCGATCTTAGCTATAACCCTGTATGGGAGAATGTATGAGAGGGACCCTCCGCGCTTAAGGCAGGGACCAGGGAAACACAAT